From Candidatus Acidiferrales bacterium, the proteins below share one genomic window:
- a CDS encoding metallophosphoesterase, which yields MRLLVRVLATADIHGVVSVYEWLVGLVEEHRADLLVLAGDLFAGDWEDGQREQARQIIPLLRGVAVPVFYLMGNDDNVALDYEDEQIKPLHGRRLTCGSYSFVGYQYTPPFVGTIFVKSESEIEKDLGLLEPLLDEHTLFVTHSPAYGELDRVYADEHVGSHSLAALLDRRPVLGHIHGHIHHSFGREGNHFNVASAGLRRAMVIDLPSLNHLVLEVDRPSARTL from the coding sequence AGACATTCACGGTGTTGTGAGCGTCTACGAGTGGCTGGTTGGATTGGTCGAAGAGCACCGGGCCGACTTGCTTGTGCTGGCCGGAGATCTATTCGCCGGTGACTGGGAGGACGGACAACGCGAGCAGGCACGCCAGATCATTCCCTTGCTAAGAGGGGTAGCCGTGCCTGTTTTCTACCTCATGGGCAACGACGATAATGTCGCCCTGGACTACGAGGACGAACAGATCAAGCCGCTTCACGGCAGACGGTTGACCTGCGGCAGTTACAGCTTTGTGGGTTACCAGTACACTCCACCGTTTGTGGGCACAATTTTCGTGAAATCGGAGAGTGAGATTGAAAAAGACCTTGGATTGTTGGAGCCGCTGCTTGACGAGCACACCCTCTTTGTGACGCACTCACCTGCCTACGGAGAACTCGACCGCGTCTATGCCGACGAGCACGTTGGCAGCCATTCGCTGGCCGCGCTGCTCGACCGCCGGCCTGTCCTGGGGCACATCCACGGGCACATCCACCACAGCTTCGGGCGTGAGGGCAATCACTTCAATGTCGCTTCTGCTGGACTGCGGCGTGCTATGGTGATCGACCTTCCGTCGCTCAATCACTTGGTACTTGAAGTTGACAGACCCAGTGCTCGAACATTGTGA